In Taeniopygia guttata chromosome Z, bTaeGut7.mat, whole genome shotgun sequence, one genomic interval encodes:
- the PLK2 gene encoding serine/threonine-protein kinase PLK2, with product MELLRTIAHPPGGGGAKGCEAAAGRAAGGESRRKKAEEPPHQHGHPAAEVSRIITDPTTGKRYCRGKVLGKGGFAKCYEMTDLTTNKVYAAKIIPHSRVAKPHQREKIDKEIELHRMLNHRHVVQFYHYFEDRENIYILLEYCSRRSMAHILKARKVLTEPEVRYYLRQIVSGLKYLHEQEILHRDLKLGNFFINENMELKLGDFGLAARLEPLEHRRRTICGTPNYLSPEVLNKQGHGCESDIWALGCVMYTMLLGRPPFETTNLKETYRCIREARYSLPSSLLAPAKHLIASMLSKNPEDRPSLDEIIQHEFFLQGFTPDRLSASCCHTVPDFHLSSPAKNFFKKAAAALFGGKKDKARYLDTHNRLAKEDEEIYKLRHDLKKTSITQQAPKHKTDEEIQPLITTVVKPGALPEAKQIGDSIRMIVRGTLGSCSSSSECLEDSTMGSVADTVARVLRGCLENMPEADSNPKEQLTASFQWVTKWVDYSNKYGFGYQLSDHTVGVLFNNGAHMSLLPDKKTVHYYAELGQCSVFSATEAPEQFINQVTVLKYFSHYMEENLMDGGDLPSLTDVRRPRLYLLQWLKSDKALMMLFNDGTFQVNFYHDHTKVIICNQSEEYLLTYINEDRISTTFRLTTLLVSGCSLELKYRMEYALNMLLQRCN from the exons ATGGAGCTCCTACGGACTATCGCCCACCCGCCGGGCGGCGGCGGTGCCAAGGGCtgcgaggcggcggcgggcagAGCGGCCGGCGGCGAGTCACGCAGGAAGAAGGCGGAGGAGCCGCCGCACCAGCACGGCCACCCCGCAGCCGAGGTCTCCCGGATTATTACCGACCCCACGACGGGGAAGCGTTACTGCCGCGGCAAGGTGCTCGGAAAG GGTGGATTTGCCAAGTGTTATGAGATGACAGACTTGACAACAAATAAAGTTTATGCTGCGAAAATCATTCCTCACAGCAGAGTAGCAAAACCTCATCAAAGGGAGAAG ATTGATAAAGAGATTGAGCTGCACAGAATGCTTAATCATAGACATGTTGTGCAGTTTTACCACTACTTTGAAGATAGAGAgaatatttacattcttctgGAATACTGCAGCAGAAGG tCAATGGCTCACATCTTAAAAGCGAGGAAGGTATTAACAGAACCAGAAGTACGATACTACCTCAGGCAAATTGTGTCAGGGCTAAAGTATCTTCATGAACAGGAAATCTTACACAGGGATCTTAAACTAG GTAACTTTTTTATCAATGAGAACATGGAACTGAAGCTTGGTGACTTTGGCTTGGCAGCTAGGCTGGAACCACTGGAACACAGAAGGAG AACAATATGTGGCACACCAAATTACCTCTCTCCAGAAGTCCTCAACAAACAAGGGCATGGCTGTGAATCTGATATATGGGCCTTAGGCTGTGTAAT GTATACAATGCTGTTGGGAAGACCCCCGTTTGAGACTACAAATCTTAAAGAAACATACAGATGTATAAGGGAAGCAAGATACAGTCTGCCTTCATCTCTCTTGGCACCTGCAAAACACTTAATAGCTAGCATGTTGTCAAAAAACCCTGAGGATCGACCCAGTTTAGATGAAATAATTCAACATGAATTCTTCTTACAG GGTTTTACACCTGATAGACTGTCTGCAAGCTGTTGTCACACTGTCCCTGATTTCCATTTGTCAAGTCCTGctaaaaatttcttcaaaaaagcagctgctgctctctttgggggaaaaaaggataaGGCCAGATACTTGGACACACATA ACAGGCTAGctaaagaagatgaagaaatcTACAAGCTCAGACATGATTTGAAGAAGACATCGATAACCCAGCAGGCCCCCAAACACAAGACAGATGAG GAGATTCAGCCTCTTATCACAACAGTGGTGAAGCCTGGAGCATTGCCAGAAGCTAAGCAGATTGGAGACTCCATTCGGATGATAGTCAGAGGAACTTTGGGAAGCTGTAGCAGTAGCAGTGAAT GTTTGGAAGACAGTACTATGGGAAGCGTTGCCGATACAGTTGCAAGAGTCTTGAGGGGATGTCTGGAGAACATGCCAGAAGCAGACAGCAATCCCAAAGAACAGCTGACAGCATCCTTCCAGTGGGTTACAAAATGGGTGGACTACTCCAACAAGTATGGCTTTGGGTACCAGCTGTCAGATCACACTGTTGGTGTCCTCTTCAACAATGGGGCACATATGAGCCTTCTGCCAGACAAAAA gACAGTGCATTACTATGCTGAGCTAGGCCAGTGCTCTGTCTTCTCAGCCACAGAGGCCCCTGAACAGTTCATTAACCAAGTAACTGTGCTGAAGTATTTCTCTCACTATATGGAGGAGAACCTTATGGAT GGAGGAGACTTGCCCAGCCTAACAGATGTACGCAGGCCCAGGCTTTACCTCTTACAGTGGCTCAAATCTGATAAAGCATTAATGATGCTCTTCAATGATGGCACTTTTCAA GTGAACTTCTACCATGATCACACAAAAGTCATAATTTGCAATCAGAGTGAGGAATATCTCCTTACCTACATAAATGAAGACAGGATATCCACAACGTTTCGTCTGACAACTCTTCTGGTTTCGGGATGTTCATTGGAACTAAAATACAGAATGGAATATGCTCTGAACATGCTGCTGCAGCGATGTAACTG